Genomic window (Mycosarcoma maydis chromosome 5, whole genome shotgun sequence):
GATATGAGTTACAAAATCCCCACAAAGAGAGATTTGAGGGAGGATGTGCGGCGGCCTGTACAGGTCTCACCTTTTTGGGTCTGGTCGACTAGGGGAAGGCAAGGGGAAAGGTTGGATGCACAAATACGATCAGATGCAAACAACACGGAGAATGCGAGGAGAGAAAGTGAAAGAAAAGCAAAAGAAGAATATGAGACCTGCAGAAACAACACCAAAACGCATTCCAGATGAGAGAAAAGACGGGTGGGACAGTCGACATCGACCAGACCCAAGTCTGCGACCGTCCGCCGTAGATTCAATCCATGCTGAAAGTTGCGTTCACGCTAAGTCAAATCTGCCTTGGCCTCGGAAAGAAAGGGTATGCTGCGAGTAGTGATGGTCTGCAAATTTAGAACTTGAGAGCGTGGGGCTTCTCACCCTTGGAGAGCGAGAAGGTGGCAGCAAGGTACTTGGCCATGGTGGGTCCAGCCTTCTTGACAGCGGCGATGATGGCCTTGTCAAGAGCCTTCTGGTCGGCGACCTTGGACTCGGGGTGAGcctgcttgttggcggGGTCAGCGAAGAAGGCAGCCTCGGGCTTGACCTTGGCAgccttgtccttcttgaaGTACGAGTCGTTGATCTTCTCGTCGACCTTGACGTCCGAgatgtcgatcttggtcgaggtggcaaTCACGTAGGCCTGGTTGACACGTCGGATGGGGACACCGTTGACCTTGAAGGGGCCGGTGACGAGCAGAAGACCagattcgagctgcttAAGGAAGACAACGCGCTTGCCACGGAAGCGGCCagcgaggaggatgaggaCGGAACCAGGGGCGATGTTGgacttgagcttggtctGCTTGTTGACCTTGCGGTTGGCCTTGGGGATACGGGCCTCCTCGGCGGGGTAGAAGCGGGGAGCCTTCTGGGTGGGGACGAGGCGCTTGCCACCGTTCTTGGCACCCTTGACGGCGACCTCCTTGTGGGCGGGAGTCTCCTCCTGCTTCTTGGGGGCACCCTGGCGCTGGGTGAACTTGTAGCCACCCTTCTTCTGGAAGGCCTTAGTGCGGCCGAGGCGAGCCACGTTAGGGGCAACTTGGTGACGGGCCATTTTGTCGGATTATGTGCTGATCGTGGTTGGAAAGAGAGaacagagagagagagaaaatAAAGATGTCAGTTTGCCTGGTTTGGGATTCCGGTTAAGAGACTGGTAGAAACGATGGTCGAGCAGCCCGACTTCTTCTCTTTATCCATCGCGAGCCTGCTTTGATAGGTTGTGGTCTCCTCGATGCGGCTGACTGGTGTCTCTTTGCGGGAAGTTGCAATCTTTGCTAACAAGGGCGCTGCTTCGAGATGCTGTGCCTTTAGTTGTGACGAAGCCTATCCATTCGCTTCAATTGTGCTATGCTGTTCTTCTTGCGTTGTCATGTCTGTGCTgcatcttcatcgtcgtcgaatCTCGTCCTCTGCATGATTTACAAGACTCGGTCGTTATGAACCACATGCGTTGAGGTTGCCCCAAGTGAAGATAGTACGGACGACGGCGACTCTGCATCGAGCTTCCACAGATGCTTTGATGTCTGCACTGCATCTGTGTCTGTTTTCCCTTTGTCGTCAAACAATCTGACTGTGTCTGTGCGAGTATTCATGCCTGAATGCCGATGTTTCTCCAACAGATTCTGCAATAATGGCTGCTACCGCTTTGTGCAACTGTTGCTGCCGTGATCACATCTGGATGAGCCCCAATATGTGCATTCTCCTGTGTATTCTCGCCATGCTCCACCAGCGTGCAGTGCGTGAGCCCATGCGACGATGATATGATTGTTGTTGCTATGCTGGGTGGGTTTTGGATGCGAACCTTACCAGTGCGGTCGATGCGAGGAGCtgatgaagatgaagagAAGAAGTGGCTGTCGAGATCACCGACTACGATGAGACTTACCTTTTCTTGATGGCTTGGAGGGAGAGAAGCAgtgacgagcagcacgatCTCGAATGTCAACCACAActgactcgctcgctgGCTTGGTAGATGTCgctgagcttggcttggcttgatTGGGCTGGCTCCGCCCTTCCAGCTCGCGTTTGGATTTCTCCATTCGATCGGCTGGCTTGACTTGCAGCCAGGTCCGATGGATATCTCTGGCTGGCTGTGGAGTTGATCTAgctctctcgctctggACCGACCACTCAACAGAGGCAAAAAAAATATTAGGTCCTATAACTTTGAAAACGTGACCTTTCTGTAAAATTCGGCCGATGACTGTTCTCGGCGACGGATCGGCAATTCGTCATCGGACTTGATTAATGAAAAAATCGGCGATCGAGTGAATGTGGCAAAAATTCAGCGATTGAAGATTGTTTCAATGTGGAGTCTCACATCGAACGCGTTTTCCCAGGTAAatgcactcacgactcgattcgtgattggaaACAGGAAGCATGACGGCATGGAACAAGCGACCGTCAAAATCAGCGTGCTTCTCCGTGAACCCCGACTTCCTTCCATCTCCGCTGGGTTTGAATTTTAAGATTTGGGGAGCGACGATGACCGCCCTGATAGTGAAGAAAGGAAAAGCGCAAAGACGGCTACCATTCTGAGGCGATGCAACtaacactcgtgactggttcCGGTCTCGAATCTGGATGGCGAGCCACGTATTCTGCTGCGCCACTTTCATCGATCTGGTTATCAGTGGGCGATCTCAACTTGGAGAAAAGTCTCCGACCTTTGTGCCGGCCGAGGGGTTTGTCAGCAgagccattcgtgattgccgaAGGTGCGCTGGCCATGGTTTTTGTCCGTCGTCTTTGTGTCGTGCCATCTGTGGTGCTTGGCATAGCCTAGCAGTCGAAAGCGGTCTCTGACAGCGTCTCGTAGACAAACATCCAGCAGTCGAAGAAAGAACGCTGATGGAGAGGCTGGTCGCACGTCAGGGCACAGGCTTGTGTTGCTTCGGATTCGggtgctcgagctggcaagaatcacgattctAGAATCTGAATGTGGAAGCCATGACCAACCGGCTTGCCGATACAGCTCGGATCTCTCCGTCTTGGCCTAAGTCGCCTCTCGAGTCTGTCAGACTTTGCCGAGCAGAACGTTTCAAGCAAAGAACGATGACCGATGCCTGCACGACGACCCAAAAAgacacactcgtgactctaACTCTTGGACCCTTTCAAGTTTTGTTGTACTTTTAATCATTAACGTTGCATGTCAAAACAGCCTCACGTCTTCGGTGCTCTCACgtctgattcgtgatgcaCGATTCTGATGGATGGCTGTCATGGAATCTggaagcaatcacgaattcgttGATTGATTTGGATGCTTGCTTCATCGTAAGACGATTGCGTTCTTGTTCCCTTGCGCTCGAGTAGCATTCCTGTTACCTTGCCAGTAGTCTGGTGCTAGTCTGGTGTTCTTAGAACGCGACCAAGACTGTGAAATCAAGAAAACAACCTGCAGCATCACCACTTGGAAGCATTCCCACCGTGGGAGAGAGCGGAGAGCAGAAAAGCAACAACTGTCGGCGAGCCAGGATGGAGCGTGTGGCTCATGAGCGTGAACGCAGTCGAGACGTCTTGCGCGCATCGCTTGATCTCGCCTATCTTGATTGAGCTTACCTTGCCGCAGCTTGACACGCACCATGTCTTGCAAGTTCCTCACaacttgtgactgtgttCAGAAGCGTCTTTGCGCTACAACTCAGCTTTCCAAACGTTGAGCTAAGTTAGATGTGGGTTTTTACCGACTGTTCCGTGAAATGCACCGATCCAATCCGTGATCGTTTGTGGATATGGCATGGCCTGTGCTCACAAACTCTTAGAGCGGTTCGGTGCTAATGAAGTCTCCTTTGAAGAGAGTcggctgccgctgctgcggctgctgctgctgctccaacaatcgtgattgtcatCGGTGTTGCAGCTCTGAGCTCTGAAGCACGGCAAGCGTTCCGTGACAACCCTCTTTTCTTTGCTCGTCACatcaacaatcacgaatcatgaatgggAGAGGCACTTGTACAGTATCAGACGCCTGCATGGATCGATTCACATCTGTCATACGGATGCCTCGAgttcagtcgtgagtccgTGCGCGCTTCCCATGCAAGCTGGGTGCGTTTCCCACATGAGCTAGCATATAAAACCTAGCTCATCCTCTCCTCTTGCAATGCgtttctctctctcacacaCACCCTGGCACCCGCACCGAATCCAACACCACCAGACAAGGCCAAAATGACACCTCCCACCGCGTCTTTCATCAACCCTGCCACTGCTGGACCCCAGCCGGGCAGCTTCAAGCTTAGCAAGGGTAGCTTGCACGCTTGCTCGACCACGGCCGCTCCGAAATACGAGCAGTATGTGCCTATCAAAACGGGCGAGGAGCCTATCGAAGATTTCAACGGCCACTATCGTTTTGCTGAAATCAAGGAGTCGCATACGTCGCGTGCGATGACGGCGCGCTATATGGCGGACATGATGGACGCTGCAGTGTCGGACGTGGTGATTATCGGAGCTGGTTCGGCCGGTCTCACTTGCGCTTACACTTTGGCTAAGCAGCGGCCGGACTTGCGCATCACGATGCTCGAGGCTTCGGTAGCTCCCGGTGGAGGCGCCTGGTTGGGGGGCCAGCTGATGAGCGGAATGGTGATCCGCAAGCCGGCGCAcaacttgctcgtcgagatcggcgtTCCGTTTGACGACGAGGGAAGCTACGTGGTGGTCAAGCACGCTGCTCTGTTCACTTCGACGCTCatgagcaagctgctggcgaTGGACAATGTCAAGCTCTTCAACGCTACTTGCTGTGAAGATCTGATCATCAAGAAGGACCAGACGGGCGCACAGAGGGTCAACGGCGTCG
Coding sequences:
- a CDS encoding 60S ribosomal protein eL6, which encodes MARHQVAPNVARLGRTKAFQKKGGYKFTQRQGAPKKQEETPAHKEVAVKGAKNGGKRLVPTQKAPRFYPAEEARIPKANRKVNKQTKLKSNIAPGSVLILLAGRFRGKRVVFLKQLESGLLLVTGPFKVNGVPIRRVNQAYVIATSTKIDISDVKVDEKINDSYFKKDKAAKVKPEAAFFADPANKQAHPESKVADQKALDKAIIAAVKKAGPTMAKYLAATFSLSKGEKPHALKF
- a CDS encoding putative thiamine biosynthetic enzyme, with product MTPPTASFINPATAGPQPGSFKLSKGSLHACSTTAAPKYEQYVPIKTGEEPIEDFNGHYRFAEIKESHTSRAMTARYMADMMDAAVSDVVIIGAGSAGLTCAYTLAKQRPDLRITMLEASVAPGGGAWLGGQLMSGMVIRKPAHNLLVEIGVPFDDEGSYVVVKHAALFTSTLMSKLLAMDNVKLFNATCCEDLIIKKDQTGAQRVNGVVTNWTLVTMAHGLQSCMDPQTITAPVVIGACGHDGPFGAFSVKRLSSAGLIKLGDMRPMDMNKSEGLIVNNTREVFPGLIVSGMELSEHDGHPRMGASFGGMIGSGQKAAYEAIKLYDSLEIDDGEVVGLKH